In a genomic window of Streptomyces sp. NBC_01142:
- a CDS encoding substrate-binding domain-containing protein, protein MPEIPATSRRGLLFGTAAVSAGALLTACTSNEPKKQEPATNNVPEADDKPGKAVTIGFAGPQADHGWLNAINENAKARAKKYSEVTLEITEGSNDTAAQIGQVQTLINKKVDVLVILPADGKALTQVGLQAMKAGIPVINLDRVFASPQAYRCWIGGDNYGMGLNAGNYIGEQLKDKPNAKVIELAGLDNLELTKQRTQGFDDALKNYPNIRKVARQAADFTVESGQAKMAQLLQAQKQFDALWNHDDDQGVGALRAIAQAGRKDFLMVGGAGAKSAMDAIKADNSVLKATVLYPPTMAASAIDLARSLGQSKGLSGMSELEIPASITLYSAVVTKENVDEYLPTGFS, encoded by the coding sequence ATGCCAGAAATCCCAGCCACCAGCCGCAGAGGACTGCTTTTCGGCACTGCCGCGGTCTCCGCCGGCGCGCTGCTGACCGCCTGCACCAGCAACGAGCCCAAGAAGCAGGAACCGGCGACGAACAATGTGCCGGAGGCCGACGACAAGCCCGGCAAGGCCGTCACCATCGGCTTCGCCGGACCGCAGGCCGACCACGGCTGGCTGAACGCCATCAACGAGAACGCCAAGGCACGGGCGAAGAAGTACTCCGAGGTGACCCTGGAGATCACTGAGGGGTCCAACGACACCGCCGCCCAGATCGGCCAGGTCCAGACCCTGATCAACAAGAAGGTCGACGTCCTGGTGATCCTGCCGGCGGACGGCAAGGCTCTGACCCAGGTCGGTCTGCAGGCCATGAAGGCCGGAATCCCCGTCATCAACCTGGACCGGGTCTTCGCCTCTCCGCAGGCGTACCGCTGCTGGATCGGCGGCGACAACTACGGCATGGGCCTCAACGCCGGCAACTACATCGGCGAGCAGCTCAAGGACAAGCCGAACGCCAAGGTCATCGAGCTCGCCGGCCTCGACAATCTGGAGCTCACCAAGCAGCGTACCCAGGGCTTCGACGACGCCCTGAAGAACTACCCCAACATCAGGAAGGTGGCCCGCCAGGCCGCCGACTTCACCGTCGAGTCGGGCCAGGCGAAGATGGCCCAGCTCCTCCAGGCGCAGAAGCAGTTCGACGCCCTGTGGAACCACGACGACGACCAGGGGGTGGGCGCGCTGCGCGCCATCGCGCAGGCCGGCCGCAAGGACTTCCTGATGGTCGGTGGTGCCGGAGCCAAGTCCGCGATGGACGCCATCAAGGCCGACAACAGTGTTCTCAAGGCGACGGTCCTCTACCCGCCGACGATGGCCGCCTCCGCCATCGACCTCGCTCGCTCCCTCGGGCAGTCCAAGGGTCTCAGCGGGATGTCCGAACTGGAGATCCCCGCCTCGATCACCCTCTACTCGGCCGTCGTGACCAAGGAGAACGTGGACGAGTACCTGCCCACGGGCTTCAGCTGA
- a CDS encoding Gfo/Idh/MocA family protein has product MVGYAFMGAAHSQGWRTAGRVFDLPMRPVLAAIGGRDAAAVRAAADKHGWAAAETDWRDLVTRDDVQLVDICTPGDSHAEIAVAALEAGKHVLCEKPLANSVAEAEAMVAAAERARSNGQLAMVGFNYRRVPAIAYARRLITEGRLGTLRHVRVTYLQDWLVDPDFPLTWRLRREHAGSGALGDLGAHIVDLAQYLAGEPLVGVSALSETFVRERPLLQGASSGLSDSSGLSDVSSTSGSPGLSGPSRLSAPGGGARGAVTVDDAALFTGRLASGTLASFEATRMASGRKNALRLEINGEHGSLAFDLERLNELSFHDHTEPAASSGFRRILVTEPGHPYLEAWWPPGHALGYEHTFAHQARDLVEAIAAGKDPAPSFADGLQVQRVLAAVEESAEKNAVYTPVQAVPAVQTQAQ; this is encoded by the coding sequence ATGGTCGGATACGCCTTCATGGGCGCCGCCCACTCGCAGGGGTGGCGCACCGCGGGACGCGTCTTCGACCTCCCGATGCGGCCGGTCCTCGCCGCGATCGGCGGCCGTGACGCGGCCGCTGTGCGGGCCGCCGCCGACAAGCACGGCTGGGCGGCGGCGGAGACCGACTGGCGCGACCTCGTGACCCGCGACGATGTGCAGCTCGTCGACATCTGCACACCGGGGGACAGCCATGCGGAGATCGCCGTCGCGGCGCTGGAGGCGGGCAAGCACGTGCTGTGCGAGAAACCGCTCGCCAACTCGGTCGCCGAGGCGGAGGCAATGGTCGCGGCGGCAGAACGGGCACGGTCCAACGGTCAGTTGGCGATGGTCGGCTTCAACTACCGGCGGGTGCCGGCGATCGCGTACGCCCGCCGGCTGATCACCGAGGGCAGGCTCGGGACGCTGCGCCATGTGCGGGTCACCTACCTCCAGGACTGGCTGGTCGACCCGGACTTCCCGCTCACCTGGCGGCTCAGGCGCGAGCATGCGGGATCGGGCGCACTCGGCGACCTCGGTGCGCACATCGTGGACCTCGCGCAGTATCTGGCGGGAGAGCCGCTGGTCGGGGTCTCGGCGCTGTCGGAGACATTCGTACGGGAACGGCCGCTGCTGCAGGGAGCCTCGTCCGGCCTCTCCGACTCTTCCGGTCTCTCCGACGTGTCCAGCACCTCCGGCTCGCCCGGCCTCTCCGGCCCGTCCCGCCTCTCCGCTCCGGGCGGCGGCGCGCGGGGGGCGGTCACCGTCGACGACGCGGCGCTGTTCACCGGCCGGCTCGCGTCGGGGACGCTGGCCTCCTTCGAGGCCACCCGGATGGCCTCGGGCCGCAAGAACGCCCTGCGGCTCGAAATCAACGGCGAGCACGGGTCGTTGGCCTTCGACCTGGAGCGGCTCAACGAGCTGTCCTTCCACGACCACACCGAGCCCGCCGCCTCCTCCGGTTTCCGCCGGATCCTGGTCACCGAGCCCGGCCATCCGTACCTGGAGGCGTGGTGGCCGCCCGGTCATGCGCTGGGCTACGAGCACACCTTCGCCCACCAGGCCCGCGACCTGGTGGAGGCGATAGCCGCCGGGAAGGACCCCGCGCCGTCGTTCGCCGACGGACTCCAGGTGCAGCGGGTGCTCGCCGCGGTGGAGGAGAGCGCAGAGAAGAACGCCGTCTACACCCCCGTACAGGCCGTGCCGGCCGTCCAGACACAGGCTCAGTGA
- a CDS encoding sugar phosphate isomerase/epimerase → MPRPFTLFTGQWADLPLEEVCRLARDFGYDGLELACWGDHFEVDKALADPSYLDGRHALLEKYGLKCWAISNHLVGQAVCDSIIDERHQAILPARIWGDGEGEGVRRRAAAELKDTARAAAAFGVRTVIGFTGSSIWHLLAMFPPVPERMIERGYEDFAERWNPVLDVFDAEGVRFAHEVHPSEIAYDYWTTHRTLEAIGHRPAFGLNFDPSHFVWQDLDPVGFLYDFRERIYHVDCKEARTRLDGRNGRLGSHLAWGDPRRGWDFVSAGHGDVPWEDVFRMLRSIGYDGPVSVEWEDAGMDRLAGAPEALANLKRFDFDPPTASFDAAFGGGE, encoded by the coding sequence ATGCCACGTCCGTTCACGCTGTTCACCGGCCAGTGGGCCGATCTGCCGTTGGAGGAAGTCTGCCGCCTCGCCCGCGACTTCGGTTACGACGGCCTCGAACTCGCCTGCTGGGGCGACCACTTCGAGGTGGACAAGGCGCTCGCCGACCCCTCGTACCTCGACGGGCGGCATGCGCTGCTCGAGAAGTACGGGCTGAAGTGCTGGGCGATCTCCAACCACCTGGTGGGACAGGCCGTCTGCGACAGCATCATCGACGAACGCCACCAGGCGATCCTGCCCGCCCGGATCTGGGGCGACGGTGAGGGCGAGGGCGTACGGCGGCGGGCGGCGGCCGAGCTCAAGGACACCGCGCGGGCCGCTGCCGCCTTCGGGGTCCGTACGGTCATCGGCTTCACCGGCTCCTCCATCTGGCATCTGCTGGCGATGTTCCCGCCGGTGCCGGAGCGGATGATCGAGCGCGGCTACGAGGACTTCGCGGAGCGCTGGAACCCGGTCCTCGACGTGTTCGATGCGGAAGGGGTGCGCTTCGCCCACGAAGTACACCCCAGCGAGATCGCGTACGACTACTGGACCACGCACCGGACACTGGAAGCCATCGGCCACCGGCCTGCCTTCGGGCTCAACTTCGACCCGAGCCACTTCGTCTGGCAGGACCTGGACCCGGTCGGTTTTCTCTACGACTTCCGGGAGCGGATCTACCACGTCGACTGCAAGGAGGCGCGTACGCGTCTCGACGGGCGCAACGGCCGGCTCGGTTCCCATCTGGCGTGGGGCGACCCGCGGCGCGGCTGGGACTTCGTCTCGGCCGGCCATGGCGACGTCCCCTGGGAGGACGTCTTCCGGATGCTGCGCTCGATCGGCTACGACGGGCCCGTCTCGGTGGAATGGGAGGACGCCGGAATGGACCGCCTGGCGGGCGCTCCGGAAGCGCTTGCAAACCTGAAACGGTTCGACTTCGACCCGCCCACGGCTTCCTTCGATGCGGCCTTCGGAGGCGGCGAGTAG